In Candidatus Neptunochlamydia vexilliferae, a single window of DNA contains:
- a CDS encoding OmpA family protein: MKKLSWILAALLLSSCQNNSNTVWEDTKTVGRYLHRKGQLLWKDDVDSRMIESADEFAGPQEEEYIPLKDADLKTQFADLSVPQPKAVPGAIGSPVPSIEKFVKPAAHLADLFQNLYFNTDEHVLRSRGDYTVIENIAAHMKKNSGLYVFVAGHCDERASEAYNLALGTRRANSIRNLLVKRGVNPNHIYTISFGKEMPADLGHTAESWAKNRRVEFKIFDKKGKK; encoded by the coding sequence ATGAAAAAATTATCTTGGATACTTGCAGCACTTCTCCTGTCTAGTTGTCAAAACAATTCCAATACAGTCTGGGAAGACACAAAAACCGTGGGGAGATACCTCCACAGGAAAGGGCAACTTTTGTGGAAAGATGATGTTGACTCTCGGATGATCGAGTCAGCCGATGAGTTTGCTGGCCCCCAAGAAGAGGAGTATATTCCTCTAAAGGATGCTGACCTGAAAACGCAATTCGCTGACCTCAGCGTTCCTCAACCTAAAGCGGTCCCAGGAGCAATTGGAAGTCCGGTCCCAAGCATCGAGAAATTCGTCAAGCCAGCAGCCCACCTCGCCGACCTTTTCCAAAACCTCTACTTTAATACCGACGAGCATGTTCTCCGTTCAAGAGGAGACTACACGGTGATTGAAAATATCGCCGCCCACATGAAGAAAAACTCTGGTCTCTATGTTTTTGTAGCAGGACACTGTGATGAAAGGGCATCGGAAGCTTATAACTTAGCGCTCGGAACAAGACGGGCTAACTCGATCCGCAACCTCCTTGTCAAGCGTGGGGTCAACCCGAATCATATCTACACGATCTCTTTTGGAAAGGAGATGCCAGCAGACCTCGGTCATACCGCGGAATCTTGGGCAAAAAATCGACGGGTAGAGTTTAAGATCTTCGATAAAAAAGGTAAAAAATGA
- a CDS encoding LysM peptidoglycan-binding domain-containing protein, translating to MKKLVVFLPIFLCTACGSMSSSKGQQHQMELSLHKVRTEVEEIKHDLNTSEIEHHIIEGKLIDQEQTIATLKKQVAELKSGKLDSFVEELQTLDRKLQQISKKQEKIVTDIRQLSTHANDTTTALSQYKDKIAQFEKAIHAQNEQLKQISQIKDGISKLTISPKTYTVRPGDSLEKIARTHGTTVETLKEHNQMDSDLIVVDQVLQLP from the coding sequence ATGAAAAAGCTAGTCGTTTTTCTTCCCATTTTCCTCTGCACAGCTTGTGGCTCGATGAGCTCCTCGAAAGGACAGCAACACCAAATGGAGCTCAGCCTCCATAAGGTGCGAACCGAAGTGGAGGAGATTAAGCATGACCTCAATACCTCTGAAATCGAACACCATATCATCGAAGGGAAGCTGATCGACCAAGAACAGACGATCGCCACTCTTAAAAAGCAGGTCGCGGAGCTGAAGTCGGGAAAACTCGACTCGTTTGTCGAAGAGCTTCAAACCCTCGATAGAAAACTCCAGCAAATCTCGAAAAAGCAAGAAAAAATTGTGACCGACATCCGGCAGCTCAGCACCCACGCCAATGATACGACCACCGCCCTCTCCCAGTATAAGGACAAAATCGCTCAGTTTGAAAAGGCAATCCACGCTCAAAACGAGCAACTCAAACAAATTTCTCAGATCAAAGACGGGATCTCCAAGCTAACCATATCCCCTAAGACCTACACGGTCCGCCCCGGCGATTCCCTAGAGAAAATTGCCCGCACCCATGGAACCACCGTCGAGACGCTCAAGGAACATAACCAAATGGACTCCGACCTGATCGTTGTCGATCAGGTGCTTCAGCTGCCATAA